In Sulfoacidibacillus ferrooxidans, the following proteins share a genomic window:
- a CDS encoding sigma factor-like helix-turn-helix DNA-binding protein, producing MSLEEHAELTLLLELLLARERQVLIGLYFVDQSQREVGERLGMSQMMVSKIHRQAIGHMKEMLSDEMYGGNGSSLVT from the coding sequence TTGAGCCTAGAAGAGCATGCAGAGCTGACTTTACTGCTAGAACTACTCCTTGCGCGGGAACGACAAGTTTTAATTGGGCTATATTTTGTTGATCAATCTCAACGTGAAGTTGGGGAGCGATTAGGAATGAGTCAAATGATGGTCAGCAAAATTCATCGTCAGGCTATTGGACATATGAAGGAGATGTTGTCCGATGAAATGTACGGTGGAAACGGTTCATCACTTGTTACATGA